One window of Sinorhizobium numidicum genomic DNA carries:
- a CDS encoding HAD family hydrolase: MSAPKTIAGILFDKDGTLLDYVKSWVPVNYELARIAAKGDESLARVLLQAGGMDPDTGHVAPDSLLAAGNTVEIAAGMVAAGAPFTVEELTALFDRLFSRSAEYAVPVTDLGAFFAGLHAKGYRLGVASSDNERSIRETARRFGFDGYLHYVAGYDSGYGVKPEPGMVLGFCAATGLEPRQVVVVGDNNHDMHMGRSAGVGMTVAVLTGTGSRQSLADASDHCLTDITELEALL; encoded by the coding sequence ATGAGTGCACCGAAGACCATCGCCGGCATCTTGTTCGACAAGGACGGCACCCTTCTCGATTATGTGAAAAGCTGGGTGCCGGTGAACTATGAGCTGGCGCGCATTGCAGCGAAGGGTGACGAGAGCCTGGCGAGAGTGCTCCTTCAGGCGGGTGGCATGGATCCGGATACAGGCCACGTCGCGCCGGACAGCCTGCTTGCCGCCGGCAACACCGTGGAAATCGCGGCAGGCATGGTTGCGGCCGGCGCGCCGTTCACCGTGGAAGAGCTGACGGCGCTTTTCGACCGGCTCTTTTCGCGCTCCGCGGAATATGCTGTGCCGGTGACCGATCTCGGTGCATTCTTCGCCGGCTTGCACGCCAAGGGCTACCGCCTCGGCGTCGCATCGAGCGACAACGAACGTTCGATACGAGAAACCGCGAGACGCTTCGGTTTCGACGGCTACCTGCACTATGTGGCCGGCTATGACAGCGGTTACGGCGTCAAGCCGGAGCCGGGGATGGTGCTCGGTTTCTGCGCAGCGACCGGGCTCGAGCCGCGACAGGTGGTCGTGGTCGGCGATAACAACCACGATATGCATATGGGCCGCAGCGCCGGGGTCGGCATGACGGTGGCGGTGCTGACGGGAACCGGCTCGCGCCAATCGCTCGCCGATGCTTCGGATCATTGCCTGACAGACATCACCGAGTTGGAAGCGCTCCTCTAA
- a CDS encoding DUF2093 domain-containing protein has product MMNRFEGSSSREAKIRYLDGDFQIVLAGSHVVCAMTGNAIPVDELRYWSVARQEPYVDAAASLEAEKRAGALPNQRR; this is encoded by the coding sequence ATGATGAACCGTTTTGAGGGAAGCTCCTCCCGCGAGGCGAAGATCCGCTATCTCGACGGCGACTTCCAGATCGTGCTTGCCGGATCTCATGTCGTCTGCGCCATGACCGGCAACGCCATTCCAGTGGACGAGTTGCGCTATTGGAGCGTCGCGCGTCAGGAGCCTTATGTGGATGCCGCCGCCTCTCTGGAAGCGGAGAAGCGCGCCGGTGCCCTGCCGAACCAGCGGCGCTGA
- the lpxK gene encoding tetraacyldisaccharide 4'-kinase → MVSEAPPFWWTKADWRAYVLWPFSWLYGRVAGMRMDRGRRVATSLPLICVGNFTVGGAGKTPTAIALARAAKARGLKPGFLSRGYGGSLDITTVVDPHHHRARDVGDEPLLLAREALTVVCRRRVEGAERLAAEGADFIIMDDGFQSARLAFDFALLVIDSGRGIGNGHLVPSGPVRAPIPDQLRHATALLKLGHGSAADLLIRRAARAGKPVYAAETVRVDDGSLAGIEVLAWAGIADPEKFYRTVRETGAIIGETRSFPDHHHFSEDEVADLLDRAASQGYKLVTTAKDMVRLEPGHGRAGELAAKSKVIEIDVRFDDPSVPGKIIDATLAAARARKLRPAKSS, encoded by the coding sequence ATGGTTTCGGAAGCGCCTCCGTTCTGGTGGACCAAGGCCGACTGGCGCGCCTACGTTCTTTGGCCGTTCTCCTGGCTCTATGGCCGTGTCGCCGGAATGCGCATGGATCGGGGCCGCCGTGTCGCGACGTCGCTGCCGTTGATCTGTGTCGGCAACTTCACTGTCGGGGGCGCCGGAAAGACACCGACCGCCATCGCACTTGCGCGCGCCGCCAAGGCGAGGGGGCTGAAGCCCGGTTTCCTCAGCCGTGGTTACGGTGGTTCGCTGGATATTACGACCGTCGTCGATCCACACCACCATCGCGCCCGCGATGTCGGTGACGAGCCGCTGCTTCTCGCCCGCGAGGCGCTGACGGTCGTCTGTCGGCGGCGCGTCGAGGGCGCCGAGAGACTCGCCGCCGAAGGCGCAGATTTCATCATCATGGACGATGGCTTTCAGAGCGCGCGGCTCGCGTTCGATTTCGCCCTGCTGGTGATCGATTCCGGCCGCGGCATTGGCAACGGTCATCTCGTGCCGTCCGGCCCGGTCCGGGCGCCGATACCCGATCAGCTTCGCCATGCGACCGCGCTTCTGAAGCTCGGCCATGGATCCGCGGCCGATCTTCTGATCCGCCGTGCCGCGCGCGCGGGCAAGCCCGTCTACGCGGCGGAAACGGTCCGCGTTGATGATGGGTCGCTTGCCGGCATCGAAGTTCTTGCGTGGGCGGGCATTGCCGATCCGGAAAAGTTTTACCGAACGGTGCGCGAGACCGGCGCAATCATCGGGGAAACGCGGAGCTTTCCGGATCACCACCATTTCTCCGAGGACGAAGTCGCCGATCTCCTCGATCGTGCGGCAAGCCAGGGCTATAAGCTGGTGACCACGGCGAAGGACATGGTGCGTCTCGAACCCGGTCATGGAAGGGCCGGCGAGTTGGCAGCGAAGAGCAAGGTGATCGAAATCGACGTGCGTTTCGACGATCCCTCGGTGCCGGGCAAAATCATCGACGCGACGCTTGCCGCCGCCCGGGCGCGCAAGTTGCGCCCGGCTAAGTCGAGCTAG